The Chloroflexota bacterium genomic sequence AAGGCCAATTCATGCCGGCCATGCTCGCGTGGCTCGATCATTCCGAGGCTGAACAACGAAGAGCCCGCGAGATCATCAAGTTCTTCATGCAGCCGGAGAGTCGCGACGAGCTGGGAATCGGCGGGATTCGCGATGCGCTCAGCAACACGCTGTTTCCCGGGACCTCGATGCTGCTCACGCGTGCCCGGTACCTCCTGTTCATTCCCTGGCTGTATCGCGAGGGTGCGCGTCGGGGACACGTCGGCCCGAAGCTCACCCAGTGGGTCGAGTGGAACGAACGTCAACTCATTGGCGCGCTGCGCAACGGCGGCGATTTGGAGGGCTTGATCGGCCGCTTCGCTGGGGCAGACGTCCGACACCTTCCCTCCGGCATCTATTGGAACACCCTGCGACGCTTCGGAATATTGCGCCGCGAAGTGACGCCGGGGCAGATCGTGGGCCTGCCGCAGCACACGCGCCAGACGGACGACGCGACCGAGTTTCTCGGTCACTCCAACGCCCTCTGGGCGCCCACGCTGCCCCCGCCTCCGGCTGACTTCTTCGACCTCGAGCGATGCGACTTTGCCCTCACCCGCGACGAGGCGACCTGGCTCGCCGAGCAGATTGTCAATGCCGTGCCCGGGACCCTGCTCCAATTCCTGGTCGCCCGCCGCAGCCGGATCGCGGACGCCAGCGCGTATGCCTGGGAGGACCCGAACATCGATGGGGTGACCGGCCGCGTTCGCGACGCCCTCAACGAAGCGCACCGCTTCGCCCTCGCCATGCACGGAGCCGCGTTGCTCTACAACGTGCTCCTCGCCGAGCGCGCCGAGAAGCTCGGGCTCTCCAAGTTCGATGGTCGCCGGGAGGAGTTGGTCGCCGAGCTTGACGCGTGGCGTGCCGAACTCGACGGCAGCGATGTCGGCAACTGGGACTTGAACGGACTGTGGGCGCTGGTTGCCGCTCGAGGGAATCCAGCCTCGGCGGTGACGCGGTCATTCGTGACCGACTGGGTTGGACTGGCACGCGGCAAGCCCGGCGCACGACTCGCGGACGACGACGACGCGCGGCAGTTGATCTGGAAACGGGAACAGCAGCACAAGCGCGGCCAGGCGCGGCTCAGCAATGACCGGCTCATGCGTCAATGGGGCGGCGCCTCCGGATCCTGGCGCCTCACGTTTCGCTGGCGAGTCGTGGCGCGACTGCTCAATGACATGGCCGACGGGCGGGAAAACGGTCGTGCTGGCGCCTGATAGCCGGGAACTCTTGCTCGACGCCTTGCGGCCGCCCCCGCGGCACTCCCTGGATCACGCGGTCGCGACGACGTTCACCCTCGATCTCGAAATCGCCCTCATGGTCCCGCTTGCATTCGCGGGCTTTCAATTCGACGAGCAGTCGGATCCCGTCGAGGTCATGCAGGCGCTGCGCACGATGAGCGGCCGCATGGACATCTTCTGTCAGGCCGGCGCCATCCATGCCGGCAAGTGGCCGTCCGACCT encodes the following:
- a CDS encoding DUF6361 family protein, translating into MPAMLAWLDHSEAEQRRAREIIKFFMQPESRDELGIGGIRDALSNTLFPGTSMLLTRARYLLFIPWLYREGARRGHVGPKLTQWVEWNERQLIGALRNGGDLEGLIGRFAGADVRHLPSGIYWNTLRRFGILRREVTPGQIVGLPQHTRQTDDATEFLGHSNALWAPTLPPPPADFFDLERCDFALTRDEATWLAEQIVNAVPGTLLQFLVARRSRIADASAYAWEDPNIDGVTGRVRDALNEAHRFALAMHGAALLYNVLLAERAEKLGLSKFDGRREELVAELDAWRAELDGSDVGNWDLNGLWALVAARGNPASAVTRSFVTDWVGLARGKPGARLADDDDARQLIWKREQQHKRGQARLSNDRLMRQWGGASGSWRLTFRWRVVARLLNDMADGRENGRAGA